A single genomic interval of Romboutsia ilealis harbors:
- the pepF gene encoding oligoendopeptidase F, whose translation MGIDRKNIDDKYKWKIDLMYSSKESIDKDIENIKSYINEIKQYKGKLSQSKENLYEALNIYEKASQLLQNLYVYTHMKQHEDTRINENQAMATKTDMLSTELSTASSYMVPEIISIDESKLKEYLEDEKLSFYKKYIDEILREKPHTLSEKEEEILAAVSDLTSVPENAYDMLSYADMEFPEIENEDGEIVKLTHSNFSTFLKSKNNRVRKDAFDAMYKTYDKYKNTFASMLYGGIKSEIFYSKARKYESALYASLFQDDISVDVYNNLIKAVDENLDTLNRYVDIKKKFLGLEDIHMYDLYVPLTESFDMKIPYEEAQEIVLNALKPLGEEYLGLIKRAFEENWIDVYENEGKQGGAYSWGSYDSHPYILMNYKDDLNSLFTLIHELGHSMHSYYSKKTQPYLYSGYKIFVAEVASTLNELLLINYLLEKADSKEERVYLLNYYLEQFRTTVYRQTMFAEFEKLTHASVEDGNPLTAKEFNNIYYDLNKKYYGNSTVVDEQIALEWARIPHFYSNFYVYKYATGFSAASALSQKILTEGKVAVDKYIEFLKSGGSDYPLNQLKAAGVDMEKKESVDKALEVFKELVDKLEKEY comes from the coding sequence ATGGGAATAGATAGAAAAAATATAGATGATAAATACAAATGGAAAATAGATTTAATGTATTCAAGTAAAGAATCTATTGATAAGGATATAGAAAATATAAAATCTTATATAAATGAAATAAAGCAATATAAGGGTAAATTGTCACAAAGCAAAGAAAATCTATACGAAGCACTTAATATATACGAAAAAGCTTCACAACTATTACAAAATTTATATGTGTACACACATATGAAGCAACATGAAGATACTAGGATAAATGAAAATCAAGCGATGGCAACAAAAACAGATATGTTATCTACAGAGCTATCTACAGCATCATCATATATGGTTCCAGAAATAATATCTATAGATGAATCTAAGCTTAAAGAATATTTAGAAGATGAAAAATTATCATTCTACAAGAAATATATAGATGAGATACTAAGGGAAAAGCCTCATACATTATCAGAAAAAGAAGAAGAGATATTAGCTGCAGTTTCAGATTTAACATCAGTCCCTGAAAATGCTTATGATATGCTATCTTATGCTGATATGGAGTTTCCAGAAATAGAAAATGAAGATGGAGAAATTGTTAAATTAACTCACTCTAATTTTTCAACATTTTTAAAGAGTAAAAATAATAGAGTTAGAAAAGATGCATTTGATGCAATGTATAAAACATATGATAAATATAAAAATACTTTTGCATCTATGCTATACGGAGGTATTAAGTCAGAAATTTTTTATTCAAAAGCTAGAAAATATGAATCTGCTTTATACGCATCTTTATTCCAAGATGATATAAGCGTTGATGTTTACAACAACCTTATAAAAGCAGTTGATGAAAATTTAGATACATTAAATAGATATGTAGATATCAAAAAGAAGTTTTTAGGATTAGAGGATATACATATGTATGACTTGTATGTTCCTTTAACTGAAAGCTTTGATATGAAAATACCTTATGAAGAAGCACAAGAAATAGTACTAAATGCATTAAAACCTTTAGGTGAAGAGTATTTAGGATTAATAAAAAGAGCTTTTGAAGAAAATTGGATAGATGTTTACGAAAATGAAGGAAAACAAGGTGGAGCTTATTCTTGGGGAAGTTATGATTCACATCCTTATATATTAATGAATTATAAGGACGACCTAAACTCTTTATTTACATTAATACATGAGTTAGGACATTCTATGCACAGTTATTATTCTAAGAAAACTCAGCCTTATCTATATTCAGGTTATAAAATATTTGTAGCCGAAGTTGCATCTACATTAAATGAATTGCTTTTAATAAATTATTTATTAGAAAAAGCAGATTCAAAAGAAGAAAGAGTATATCTTCTAAATTATTACTTAGAGCAGTTTAGAACAACTGTATATAGACAAACAATGTTTGCTGAGTTTGAAAAATTAACTCATGCTAGTGTAGAGGACGGAAATCCTCTAACAGCTAAAGAATTTAACAATATATACTATGATTTAAATAAAAAATACTATGGAAATTCAACTGTAGTTGATGAACAAATTGCACTAGAATGGGCTAGAATACCTCATTTCTATTCAAATTTCTATGTGTATAAGTATGCTACAGGATTCTCTGCAGCAAGTGCATTAAGTCAAAAGATATTAACAGAAGGTAAAGTAGCTGTTGATAAATATATAGAATTTTTAAAGAGTGGAGGTTCTGATTATCCACTTAATCAATTAAAAGCAGCTGGTGTTGATATGGAAAAGAAAGAATCTGTGGATAAAGCGCTAGAAGTATTTAAAGAATTAGTAGATAAACTAGAAAAAGAATACTAA
- a CDS encoding phosphate ABC transporter substrate-binding protein, which produces MLNKRVATLLIGTILMGSLAVGCGSSDSSNSNKITISGSTSVGPVVEILGEDFEAKNEGVSIEVQQIGSSAGIKNAIDGTSQIGMASRDLKDEEKAAGLKETQIAIDGIAVITNKNNTVKDLTLEQVKDIYTGKITNWKEVGGNDAPIVVVSREDGSGTRDGFQENVGFESEELTKDAQISDGSGNIKSIVEGNENAIGYISFGYVDENVNALTIDGVELNAENVKNDSYAIARPFLFVNKEDVITEQGKNFIDFILSEEGQNVVEENGFISVN; this is translated from the coding sequence ATGTTAAATAAGAGAGTAGCAACACTTTTAATAGGGACTATATTAATGGGATCATTAGCGGTAGGATGTGGTTCATCAGATAGTTCAAATTCAAACAAGATTACAATATCAGGATCAACATCAGTAGGACCAGTAGTTGAAATATTAGGAGAAGATTTTGAAGCTAAAAATGAAGGTGTAAGTATAGAAGTTCAACAAATAGGTTCTTCAGCAGGTATAAAAAATGCTATAGATGGAACTTCACAAATAGGTATGGCATCAAGAGATTTAAAAGATGAAGAAAAGGCAGCAGGATTAAAAGAAACTCAAATAGCTATAGATGGAATAGCTGTTATAACTAATAAAAATAATACAGTAAAAGATTTAACTTTAGAGCAAGTAAAAGACATATATACAGGAAAAATAACTAACTGGAAAGAAGTTGGAGGAAATGATGCTCCTATAGTAGTTGTATCTAGAGAAGATGGTTCTGGAACTCGTGATGGATTCCAAGAAAATGTTGGATTCGAATCAGAAGAATTAACTAAGGATGCTCAAATAAGTGATGGTTCAGGAAATATAAAATCAATAGTTGAAGGAAATGAAAATGCAATAGGATATATTTCTTTTGGATATGTTGATGAAAATGTAAATGCATTAACTATAGATGGTGTTGAATTAAATGCTGAAAATGTAAAAAATGATAGCTATGCTATAGCGAGACCATTCTTATTTGTTAATAAAGAAGATGTAATAACTGAACAAGGTAAAAATTTCATAGATTTCATATTAAGTGAAGAAGGACAAAATGTAGTAGAAGAAAATGGATTTATAAGTGTAAACTAA
- a CDS encoding glycoside hydrolase family 32 protein, with product MSVIVKEDKLKQANSYVKNNREKVDNTYRQKYHIMPPIGWMNDPNGFSYYNGEYHLFYQYNPYSSMWGSIHWAHVKSKDLVNWEYLDIAIAPDEAYDISGCFSGSAIEKDGKLYLMYTGNQDPGGFENLRQVQCIAVSEDGINFTKYENNPVIDSTKLPKEAIIQDFRDPKVYKKGDKYYSVIGSRNLDDSGQILLYSSDDLLNWNYEGNILQSNNEFAKMWECPDLFELDNKDILIMSPQFLEPRGNKYWNLHSSSYMIGNLDYKNNKYNLEKVEEIDYGFDFYAPQTLIDNKGRRIMIAWMQMWDRKFPTNELGHNWAGCMTIPRELKLVDDKLYQLPVEELKVLRKNEVSYKDINIKDNKSLEGIKGQCIELELEVDMKNSNEFEILLMKGNNQETSIKYNKIDELLVFDRSKNGKALGGGEKEVRTYRQTEANLIDNKLKLNIFIDRMSVEIFINDGIKTMSSTVYPDKDSDNIEFYCDKEAILDIKKWDMEVK from the coding sequence GTGAGTGTAATAGTTAAAGAAGATAAATTAAAACAAGCTAATTCTTATGTCAAAAATAATAGAGAAAAAGTTGATAATACATACAGACAAAAGTACCATATAATGCCACCAATAGGATGGATGAATGATCCTAATGGATTTTCATATTACAATGGAGAATATCATTTGTTTTATCAATATAATCCATACAGTTCAATGTGGGGATCTATACACTGGGCACATGTAAAAAGTAAAGATTTAGTAAATTGGGAATACTTAGATATAGCTATAGCACCAGATGAAGCTTATGATATAAGCGGATGTTTTTCAGGAAGTGCAATAGAAAAAGATGGAAAGCTGTATTTAATGTATACTGGGAATCAAGACCCAGGCGGATTTGAGAACTTAAGACAAGTTCAATGCATAGCAGTATCAGAAGATGGAATAAACTTCACAAAATATGAAAATAACCCTGTAATCGATAGTACAAAGTTACCTAAAGAAGCAATAATACAAGATTTTAGGGACCCTAAAGTATACAAAAAAGGAGATAAATATTATTCTGTAATAGGATCTAGAAACCTTGATGACAGTGGACAAATATTATTATATAGTTCTGATGATTTATTAAATTGGAATTATGAAGGTAATATACTTCAAAGTAACAATGAATTTGCAAAGATGTGGGAGTGTCCAGATTTATTTGAATTAGATAATAAAGATATTCTTATTATGTCACCTCAATTTTTAGAACCTAGAGGAAATAAATATTGGAATCTACATTCAAGTTCATATATGATAGGAAATTTAGATTATAAAAATAATAAATATAACTTAGAAAAAGTTGAAGAAATTGATTATGGATTTGATTTTTATGCACCACAAACATTAATTGACAATAAAGGCAGAAGAATAATGATAGCTTGGATGCAAATGTGGGATAGAAAATTCCCTACTAATGAATTAGGTCATAATTGGGCAGGATGTATGACTATACCAAGAGAGTTAAAATTAGTCGATGACAAGTTATATCAATTACCAGTGGAAGAGCTTAAAGTTTTAAGAAAGAATGAAGTAAGTTATAAAGATATAAATATAAAAGATAATAAGAGCTTAGAGGGAATAAAAGGACAATGTATAGAACTAGAATTAGAAGTTGATATGAAGAACTCTAATGAGTTTGAAATACTTTTAATGAAAGGTAATAATCAAGAAACATCAATAAAATATAATAAAATAGATGAATTATTAGTTTTTGATAGAAGTAAAAATGGTAAGGCTTTAGGTGGAGGCGAAAAGGAAGTAAGAACTTACAGACAAACAGAAGCAAATCTTATTGATAATAAATTAAAGTTAAATATATTTATAGATAGAATGTCTGTTGAAATATTTATAAATGATGGAATAAAAACTATGTCGTCGACAGTTTATCCAGATAAAGATAGTGATAATATAGAATTCTATTGTGATAAAGAAGCTATATTAGATATTAAAAAGTGGGATATGGAGGTTAAGTAA
- a CDS encoding MgtC/SapB family protein has translation MALIIGGLTGLEREKSHQFAGFRTHILVAVGSCITSITSLLLFVQYGSQTSIDPARLTAQVLSGIGFLGAGAILKTSNGIRGLTTAAGIWATACIGIAIGYGYYVLSICAWSLVMITLYILKNIDKIIFKKKQTIFIVKVDSINIITMLYNIFQQSQISVKNIDIENTEGIYWKISFFVVYDRRIILDELVNELNNSKNIISVDYLH, from the coding sequence ATTGCTTTAATTATTGGGGGATTGACTGGATTAGAAAGAGAAAAATCGCATCAATTTGCAGGATTTAGAACTCATATATTAGTAGCAGTGGGTTCATGTATAACATCTATAACATCATTATTATTATTTGTTCAATATGGTTCACAAACTAGTATCGATCCAGCTAGATTAACAGCTCAGGTATTATCAGGTATAGGTTTTTTAGGAGCTGGAGCAATTTTGAAAACATCAAATGGTATAAGAGGATTGACTACAGCAGCAGGTATTTGGGCTACAGCTTGTATAGGTATAGCAATAGGATATGGATATTATGTATTAAGTATTTGTGCATGGTCATTGGTAATGATAACTCTTTATATTTTAAAAAATATCGATAAAATAATTTTTAAGAAAAAGCAAACAATATTTATTGTAAAGGTAGATAGTATAAATATTATAACTATGTTATATAATATATTTCAACAATCTCAAATTAGTGTGAAAAATATAGATATAGAAAATACAGAAGGTATATATTGGAAAATAAGTTTTTTTGTAGTATATGATAGAAGAATAATATTAGACGAACTTGTAAATGAACTAAATAACTCAAAAAATATAATTAGTGTAGATTATTTACATTAA
- a CDS encoding ABC transporter permease — protein MNNTVEMNSNLIEENDTNEKKLKKKSKYKSKLSKIKEQRQLYLLLLPAFILTIVFKYIPMYGILIGFKDYNPLYGITGSEWVGFKHFMKFLTSPNFIDIFMNTLKLSIFSLIISFPIPIIIAIMLNMVRSKTNKKNIQLILYAPNFISVVVVVGMLFILLSPTGPINQLVTIFTGEPIMFMSDPKYFRTIYILSGIWQGAGWSSIIYVAALANVSPELHEAALIDGANIFQRIRHIDLPTLKPLMVISFILAAGGIMSIGFEKAYLMQTSMNIPTSEIIATYVYKQGLQAGDYGYSTAIGLFNTIINVILLLTVNKVVKHINEGEGL, from the coding sequence ATGAACAATACAGTAGAGATGAATTCAAACTTGATAGAAGAAAATGACACCAATGAAAAAAAATTAAAGAAAAAATCTAAATATAAGAGTAAGCTTTCAAAAATAAAAGAACAAAGACAACTATATTTGTTACTTTTACCTGCTTTTATTTTAACTATAGTATTTAAATATATACCTATGTATGGAATACTTATAGGTTTTAAAGATTACAACCCGTTATATGGAATTACAGGTAGTGAATGGGTAGGATTTAAACACTTTATGAAGTTTTTAACATCACCAAATTTTATAGATATATTTATGAATACATTAAAGTTAAGTATATTTAGCTTGATAATAAGCTTTCCAATACCAATTATAATTGCAATAATGTTAAATATGGTTAGAAGTAAGACAAATAAGAAAAATATACAACTTATTTTATACGCACCAAACTTTATATCTGTAGTAGTAGTAGTAGGTATGTTATTTATATTATTATCGCCAACAGGGCCTATTAATCAATTGGTTACTATATTTACTGGTGAACCGATTATGTTTATGTCAGATCCTAAGTATTTTAGAACTATATATATACTAAGTGGTATATGGCAAGGCGCTGGATGGTCTTCAATTATATATGTAGCTGCACTTGCAAATGTAAGTCCAGAGCTTCATGAAGCAGCGCTAATAGATGGTGCAAATATATTCCAAAGAATAAGACATATAGATTTACCAACTTTAAAGCCGTTAATGGTAATATCATTTATATTAGCAGCAGGTGGAATTATGAGTATAGGCTTTGAAAAGGCTTATCTAATGCAAACATCGATGAATATACCAACTTCAGAGATAATAGCTACATATGTATACAAGCAAGGTTTACAAGCCGGTGATTATGGTTATTCAACAGCTATCGGATTATTTAATACAATAATAAATGTTATATTACTACTTACAGTAAATAAAGTTGTAAAACATATAAATGAAGGTGAAGGGTTATAA
- a CDS encoding LacI family DNA-binding transcriptional regulator codes for MATMKDVAKKAGVGLGTVSRVINNHPSVKDATRVKVQKAIKELDYSPNIIARNLKVSQSETIALIIPTIWHPFFSEFAYYVEENVSKRGFKLVLCNSDKNYQKEVEYLEMLKQNKVAGIIAITYNDIDNYVSSNLPIVSVDRHFSEDVVYVTSDNYNGGKMAVNKLIENGCKKLAFIGTTSTRPTDVKNRKIGFKDECIRQSIEYTIFDEKEPVENLEKKIENYIDENRDIDGIFAINDFVGLTIIKILGRKGIKIPEDIKIIGYDGVKMSTEQEFLISTIRQPVERMAKCAVDSIFDILENNIENKRRVLPVTYVKGSTTII; via the coding sequence ATGGCTACAATGAAAGATGTTGCCAAGAAAGCAGGTGTAGGACTAGGAACTGTATCTAGGGTAATAAATAATCATCCTAGTGTAAAAGATGCAACCAGAGTAAAAGTACAGAAAGCTATAAAAGAGTTAGATTATTCACCTAATATAATCGCTAGAAATCTAAAAGTTTCACAGTCAGAAACTATAGCATTAATAATTCCAACGATATGGCATCCATTTTTTTCCGAATTTGCTTACTATGTTGAAGAGAATGTATCTAAAAGAGGATTTAAGCTAGTGTTATGTAACTCAGATAAAAATTATCAAAAAGAAGTAGAATATCTAGAAATGTTAAAACAAAATAAGGTAGCTGGAATCATAGCTATAACTTACAATGATATTGATAATTATGTTTCTAGTAATCTACCAATAGTAAGTGTAGATAGACATTTTAGTGAAGATGTAGTGTATGTTACATCAGATAACTATAATGGTGGTAAAATGGCAGTGAATAAGTTAATCGAAAATGGATGTAAAAAATTAGCATTTATAGGAACGACGTCTACAAGACCAACGGATGTAAAAAATAGAAAAATTGGATTTAAAGATGAGTGTATCAGACAAAGTATTGAATATACTATATTTGACGAAAAAGAGCCAGTTGAAAATTTAGAAAAAAAGATAGAAAATTATATTGATGAAAATAGGGACATAGATGGTATATTTGCTATAAATGATTTTGTGGGTTTAACTATAATAAAAATACTAGGAAGAAAAGGAATTAAAATTCCAGAGGATATAAAGATTATAGGCTATGATGGTGTAAAAATGTCTACAGAACAAGAGTTTTTGATATCAACCATAAGACAACCAGTTGAGAGAATGGCTAAGTGTGCAGTAGATTCAATATTTGATATACTTGAAAATAATATTGAAAATAAAAGAAGAGTATTACCAGTAACTTATGTAAAAGGAAGCACAACAATTATTTAA
- a CDS encoding carbohydrate ABC transporter permease — protein sequence MRVYNSKLDRIVYKLNGILMCGVVISILYPLIYILIASFTDPTTLLNEGISFNFSEWTLEGYITILSDPAMIKGFVNSFIYSTLFALISVSTSIMAGYALAQKELVGRRFISNIFVVTMFFGGGLIPTYLLIKGLGMLDTIWAIILPGAVNVWNIILSRTYFQSLPNELKESAKIDGANDLQAFTKIILPLAKPIILVLVLYAFVAQWNSYFDAMIYLKNDDLAPLQLVLRRILIQNEPMPGMISDQLALAELKRLSEMIKYAAIVISSLPLMIMYPFFQKYFEEGVMVGSIKG from the coding sequence ATGAGAGTATACAATAGTAAATTAGATAGAATTGTATATAAGTTAAATGGAATTTTGATGTGTGGGGTAGTTATATCTATATTATATCCACTTATATACATACTAATAGCATCGTTTACAGATCCAACAACATTACTTAATGAAGGTATTAGTTTTAATTTTTCAGAGTGGACCTTAGAAGGATATATAACTATATTATCAGATCCTGCAATGATTAAAGGGTTTGTAAACTCATTTATATATTCCACATTATTTGCACTTATTAGTGTATCTACATCTATAATGGCAGGATATGCTTTAGCACAAAAAGAGTTAGTAGGAAGACGTTTTATATCGAATATATTTGTAGTTACAATGTTCTTTGGAGGGGGACTAATACCAACCTATCTATTAATAAAGGGCTTAGGGATGTTAGATACTATATGGGCCATAATTTTACCTGGAGCTGTAAATGTATGGAACATAATTCTTTCAAGAACGTATTTCCAAAGTTTACCTAACGAATTAAAGGAGTCAGCTAAAATAGATGGAGCGAATGATTTACAAGCATTTACAAAAATAATATTACCGCTTGCAAAACCTATAATATTAGTTTTAGTATTATATGCATTTGTTGCTCAGTGGAACTCATATTTTGATGCAATGATATATTTAAAAAATGATGATTTAGCACCACTTCAATTAGTGTTAAGAAGGATACTTATACAAAATGAACCAATGCCTGGTATGATATCTGATCAATTAGCTCTAGCAGAGTTAAAGAGATTATCAGAAATGATAAAATATGCAGCAATAGTAATATCGAGTTTACCGCTTATGATAATGTATCCATTTTTCCAAAAGTATTTTGAGGAAGGTGTAATGGTAGGATCGATAAAAGGTTAA
- a CDS encoding ABC transporter substrate-binding protein, whose protein sequence is MKKPKRLIALVLATGLVVVSLTGCSSSKTGDAVGLGSPAYNLENVEFPLKEQVTLNIMTQSSPLAPQDPNEKLIYKRLQEKTNLKINWTNYTWDEYGEKRNLDIAAGDIPDAILHAGMSDYDLLKYADQGVIVPIEDLIDNYMPNLKKVLDENPEYRKMITAPDGHIYSFPWIEELGDGKGSIQTVDCTPWINKAWLDELGLPIPTTTEELQTALKAFKDQDPNKNGKADEIPMSFIINDGQNDPAYLFGSFGLGDNWDHTIVDNDGKVILTAREEGYKNAINYLHGLYKEGLIDAEAFEQDWNTYLAKGKDKRYGLYFTWDKANITGPGDDYVLLPPLKGPDGTQNVARTNGIGFDRGRMVITTANKNLELTAKWIDELYNPIQSVQNNWGTYGDDKQANIFEYDEENNMLKHLDLNGAAPHEVRQKSEVGGPLAILNEYYGKVTTMPDDAAWRLEQINTLVPYMYAENIYPSVFFSKEELDKLSTIQTDLFDYINRMRAEWIVNGKADKDWDAYLKELDRLGYSQWLEIKQAGYDRTAK, encoded by the coding sequence ATGAAAAAACCAAAAAGATTGATAGCTTTAGTATTAGCAACAGGATTAGTAGTAGTTTCATTAACAGGATGTTCTTCATCTAAAACAGGAGATGCTGTAGGTCTTGGAAGTCCAGCCTATAATCTTGAAAATGTAGAATTTCCATTAAAAGAACAAGTAACACTAAATATAATGACTCAAAGTTCACCATTAGCACCACAAGACCCAAATGAAAAATTAATATATAAAAGATTACAAGAAAAAACAAACTTAAAAATCAACTGGACAAATTACACTTGGGATGAGTATGGAGAAAAGAGAAATCTAGATATAGCAGCAGGAGATATACCAGATGCTATACTTCATGCAGGTATGAGTGACTATGATTTACTTAAATATGCTGACCAAGGAGTAATAGTTCCCATAGAAGATTTGATAGATAATTATATGCCTAATTTAAAAAAGGTGCTTGATGAAAATCCAGAATATAGGAAAATGATAACAGCTCCAGATGGTCATATATACTCATTTCCATGGATAGAAGAACTTGGAGATGGTAAAGGAAGTATACAAACTGTAGATTGTACTCCATGGATAAATAAAGCTTGGTTAGATGAATTAGGATTACCAATACCAACTACTACAGAAGAATTACAAACAGCATTAAAAGCATTTAAAGACCAAGATCCTAATAAAAATGGTAAAGCAGATGAGATACCAATGTCATTTATTATAAATGATGGTCAAAATGACCCAGCATATTTATTTGGTTCATTTGGACTTGGAGATAACTGGGATCACACTATAGTTGATAATGATGGAAAGGTAATATTAACAGCAAGAGAAGAAGGATACAAAAATGCTATAAATTATTTACATGGTTTATATAAAGAAGGGTTAATTGATGCTGAAGCATTTGAACAAGATTGGAACACATATCTTGCTAAAGGTAAAGATAAGAGATATGGATTGTATTTTACTTGGGATAAAGCAAATATAACAGGTCCAGGAGATGATTATGTATTATTACCACCACTTAAAGGACCAGATGGAACACAAAATGTAGCTAGAACTAATGGTATAGGATTTGATAGAGGTAGAATGGTTATAACAACAGCTAATAAAAACTTAGAATTAACAGCTAAATGGATAGATGAATTATATAATCCAATACAATCAGTTCAAAATAACTGGGGTACATATGGTGATGATAAACAAGCTAATATATTTGAATATGATGAAGAAAACAACATGTTAAAACATTTAGATTTAAATGGAGCGGCTCCACATGAAGTTAGACAAAAATCAGAAGTTGGAGGACCTTTAGCTATACTAAATGAGTATTATGGAAAAGTTACTACTATGCCAGATGATGCAGCATGGAGATTAGAACAAATAAATACTTTAGTACCGTATATGTATGCAGAGAATATATATCCTAGTGTATTTTTCTCTAAAGAAGAGTTAGATAAGCTATCAACAATACAAACAGACTTATTTGATTATATAAATAGAATGAGAGCTGAATGGATAGTAAATGGAAAAGCAGATAAAGATTGGGACGCATACTTAAAAGAATTAGATAGACTTGGATATAGTCAATGGTTAGAAATAAAACAAGCAGGGTACGATAGAACAGCTAAATAG
- a CDS encoding carbohydrate kinase family protein, producing the protein MPKVFTIGEALIDFVPIESGKGLKDISGFKKLPGGAPANVSACVAKLGGESAFIGMLGDDGFGDFLVETLASENVDTSYIKRTTKANTGLAFVALSSEGEREFSFYRNPSADMLLSEYDIEKSWFKDGDILHFCSVDLIESPVKYAHKKAIEYVKSVGGLISFDPNVRKNLWNDLDECRKTINEFIPYANILKISDEELEFITEMNNVEEAIKSLFVGDVEIILYTKGKDGVDIYTKEKYISVDGFKVECIDTTGAGDSFIGAFLYKLSREEVNLKNDNQLKDIGIFSNKVAALTTTKFGAISALPNIEDVNNSELEVSFSLN; encoded by the coding sequence ATGCCAAAGGTATTTACTATTGGAGAAGCGCTTATAGACTTTGTTCCCATTGAAAGTGGAAAAGGATTAAAAGATATATCAGGATTTAAAAAATTACCTGGAGGTGCACCAGCAAATGTATCAGCTTGTGTTGCTAAACTTGGAGGAGAAAGTGCATTTATAGGAATGCTTGGAGATGATGGTTTTGGTGATTTTTTAGTTGAAACACTAGCATCTGAGAATGTAGACACAAGCTATATAAAAAGAACTACTAAAGCTAATACAGGTCTTGCATTTGTAGCATTAAGTAGTGAAGGAGAAAGAGAATTTTCTTTTTACAGAAATCCAAGTGCAGATATGTTACTTAGTGAATATGATATAGAAAAGTCTTGGTTTAAGGATGGAGATATACTACATTTTTGTTCAGTGGATTTAATAGAATCTCCTGTTAAGTATGCTCATAAAAAAGCTATAGAGTATGTAAAGTCAGTAGGTGGACTGATATCTTTTGATCCTAATGTTAGAAAAAATCTATGGAATGATTTAGATGAATGTAGAAAAACTATAAATGAATTTATACCATATGCTAATATATTGAAAATTAGTGATGAGGAACTTGAATTTATAACAGAAATGAATAATGTAGAAGAGGCCATAAAGTCATTGTTTGTTGGTGATGTAGAAATTATATTGTATACAAAAGGAAAAGATGGGGTAGATATATACACTAAAGAAAAATATATAAGTGTAGATGGATTTAAAGTTGAGTGTATAGATACAACTGGTGCAGGTGATTCATTTATAGGAGCTTTTTTATATAAATTATCACGAGAAGAAGTAAATCTAAAAAATGATAATCAATTAAAAGATATAGGTATTTTTTCAAATAAAGTAGCAGCACTTACAACTACAAAATTTGGAGCAATAAGTGCTTTACCGAATATAGAAGATGTGAACAATTCAGAATTAGAAGTTAGTTTCTCTTTAAACTAG